The following coding sequences lie in one Metopolophium dirhodum isolate CAU chromosome 5, ASM1992520v1, whole genome shotgun sequence genomic window:
- the LOC132945676 gene encoding uncharacterized protein LOC132945676: protein MTMKSLFSWLTCFCFIFETGILCDRKLEKRQTIFSCPGVTEYGCGSGQCIDVSNTCNGIRDCSDGSDETLLLCETVLCPEQYTFRCKYGACISNKNLCDGIEQCADGSDEEKCPNSTLISTFTSSIPKKPDTAKLKPITVPSRIKETCRIPAIEGTKYFYKDWNQNVSLSHATEIEQYRIVEEDCEAGYHKVVPYRFMVCSESGQWRPFVTEELCLKMCPPMKSDSLDFECTFEDKYISCLTPVPGTILYQTCKVTHKLPSGQEQVPIQLLCLENATWSDGDLYTCIPTCGLLYTPSEVLNDEKVEYGTVPWSVGLYRQIKSRDGFYELICGGTLISPNKVITAAQCYWEEGYTNKILMNEKHKYKIAVGKYTSDLSMKDSNFTQIIDVGFVYLKESYYGPSGYYADDLAIIVLQTQVTISDVVMPVCIDWSKQYSVPNGSFGKVVGWGKSENMEISSVLLKANLSYTDKNTCRDMYSNGFQSLVTIDKFCAVSQLGQSITEGFIGSGLTFEHGALQFLTGIASVMDPYTNDLVAVFTDVSHHIQWIRERLLLLFAVIFLSSAMKSANTFILVIYSYFVFETVVLCDRDIRKRQTEPTCSEESEYACQSGQCIDVATTCDGIQDCSDGTDETQVLCELTTCPTYGFKCTYGACINIEGRCDGVTQCLDGSDEELCSSSITSESEVNPENISTESTTTEPTTTESTTTESTNTESTTTASTTTPWKTTPWKTTATPTTPWKTTASTTTAWKTTSSPTTSSPTTPWKTTAWKTTAWKTTAPTTTSTPDTKIQQAESTNQSSIQKKTCVIPNIEGTKYFYKDTIQNVPLSRGSIVNNYRIVEVDCEEGYYKTVPYKLMVCSESGQWRSIDSDTLCLKKCTPMVSDVLDIKCSLNGVNVNCSKPSEPGTILTQSCKVENAHNSPREQGLIKADNELLCLKNAKWSGQLLTTCTSRTESTSNRLKEPSVIAPWNVEIYKINNYGRYFRVCGGTLIAPNLVVSAAHCFWKKGLRRKILQNENNVFKTAVGKENSNFSTIDNTYTQIVDISLIYLEDSYDGLSGHYSDDISVIVLASNVVVSNGVRPASIDWSAKHLLSNGDLGKMFGLGMNDMLGNGQHKSILKLYTLPYIDRKTCQEMYTDGFENYVTKDKFCTGYKLVTGERNLIGFGGSGLIYEYSTGPFLTGIFSVKDLHSKNSIAVFTSIKCHVEWIRNIYGNYVY from the exons aaacgGGCATTTTGTGTGATAGAAAACTTGAAAAACGACAAACCATATTTTCTTGCCCGGG TGTAACGGAATATGGGTGTGGATCTGGCCAGTGCATTGATGTCTCAAATACTTGTAATGGAATACGAGATTGCAGTGATGGATCGGATGAAACTTTACTTTTGTGTGAAACGGTCCT GTGTCCTGAACAGTATACATTCAGGTGCAAATATGGCGCTTGTATCAGTAACAAGAATTTATGTGACGGCATCGAACAGTGTGCCGATGGTTCAGACGAAGAAAAGTGTCCCAATTCAACTTTAATATCAACATTTACGAGTTCAATACCTAAAAAACCTGACACAGCAAAACTAAAACCAATAACCGTGCCGTCTCGCATTAA GGAAACTTGCAGGATACCGGCAATTGAGggcacaaaatatttttacaaagatTGGAATCAAAATGTTTCGCTGTCTCATGCCACTGAAATTGAACAATATCGCATAGTTGAGGAAGACTGCGAAGCCGGGTATCATAAAGTTGTTCCTTACAGATTTATGGTGTGTTCGGAATCCGGACAATGGAGACCATTCGTAACTGAAGAATTATGTTTGA AAATGTGTCCACCTATGAAATCAGATAGTTTGGATTTTGAATGTACCTTTGaggataaatatattagttgctTAACTCCAGTACCTGGCACTATATTGTATCAAACATGTAAAGTCACTCATAAATTACCAAGTGGACAGGAACAAGTCCCAATTCAATTACTTTGTCTGGAAAATGCAACATGGAGTGATGGTGATCTATATACGTGTATTCCaa cttGTGGTCTACTATATACTCCAAGTGAAGTATTAAACGATGAGAAAGTAGAATATGGGACAGTGCCTTGGAGTGTTGGATTATATCGACAAATAAAAAGTCGTGATGggttttatgaattaatatgcGGAGGAACATTAATTTCTCCGAATAAAGTTATCACTG cGGCTCAGTGTTATTGGGAAGAAGGGTacacgaataaaatattgatgaatGAAAAACATAAGTATAAAATTGCCGTTGGAAAATATACTAGTGACCTTTCGATGAAAGACAGTAATTTTACCCAGATTATCGAT gtgGGATTTGTTTATCTGAAAGAGAGTTATTATGGCCCTTCTGGGTATTATGCCGATGATTTAGCTATTATCGTGTTACAAACTCAAGTTACAATCAGCGACGTTGTCATGCCAGTTTGTATTGATTGGTCCAAACAATATTCTGTTCCGAATGGATCTTTCGGAAAG gttgTCGGCTGGGGAAAGTCGGAAAATATGGAAATAAGTTCTGTTTTGTTAAAAGCAAACTTATCATACACTGACAAAAATACTTGTCGTGATATGTATTCCAATGGATTTCAATCATTGGTGACTATTGATAAATTTTGCGCCGTTTCTCAATTAg GACAAAGTATTACTGAGGGATTTATTGGATCAGGCTTAACATTTGAACACGGGGCTTTACAATTTTTGACCGGAATAGCGAGTGTCATGGATCCATACACAAACGATTTAGTCGCTGTTTTTACGGATGTAAGTCACCATATCCAATGGATTCGCGAACGACTTCTCT tattatttgctgtGATATTTTTGTCATCGGCCATGAAGTcagcaaatacttttattctggTTATATACTCATATTTCGTATTTG aaacagTCGTTTTGTGTGATAGAGACATCAGAAAACGACAAACTGAACCAACTTGCTCAga agagTCGGAATACGCTTGTCAATCCGGCCAATGCATTGATGTTGCAACTACTTGTGATGGAATTCAAGATTGCAGCGATGGAACTGATGAAACACAAGTTTTATGTGAACTGACCAC gTGTCCAACATACGGATTCAAATGCACATATGGTGCTTGTATAAATATAGAGGGTAGATGTGATGGAGTGACCCAATGTTTAGACGGTTCTGACGAGGAACTATGTTCATCCTCGATAACTTCAGAATCTGAAGTAAATCCTGAAAATATCTCCACAGAGTCGACTACTACAGAACCGACAACCACAGAATCGACAACCACAGAATCGACAAATACAGAATCAACAACCACAGCATCGACAACTACACCATGGAAAACTACACCGTGGAAGACTACAGCAACCCCAACTACACCATGGAAAACTACAGCATCAACAACTACGGCATGGAAAACTACATCATCGCCAACTACATCATCGCCAACTACACCATGGAAAACTACAGCATGGAAAACTACAGCATGGAAAACTACAGCACCGACAACTACTTCGACGCCAGATACAAAAATTCAACAAGCCGAGTCGACAAACCAATCTTCTATTCAAAA AAAAACTTGCGTGATACCGAACATTGAGGGtactaagtatttttataaggATACGATTCAAAACGTTCCTCTATCACGTGGGTCTATAGTGAATAATTATCGCATAGTTGAAGTGGACTGTGAAGAAggatattataaaactgttccGTACAAATTGATGGTATGTTCGGAGTCTGGACAATGGAGATCAATTGATTCCGATACATTATGTTTGA AAAAGTGTACTCCTATGGTATCAGATGTATtagatattaaatgttcacTGAATGGAGTTAATGTAAATTGTTCAAAGCCATCAGAACCTGGTACTATATTAACACAATCATGTAAAGTCGAAAATGCACATAATTCACCAAGAGAACAAGGATTAATAAAAGCTGATAATGAGTTGCTTTGtcttaaaaatgcaaaatggAGTGGTCAACTACTTACCACTTGTACTTCac GTACAGAATCAACCTCAAATAGGTTGAAAGAACCATCTGTAATAGCGCCTTGGAATgtggaaatatataaaattaataactatggtCGTTATTTCCGAGTATGTGGAGGAACATTGATTGCTCCAAATTTAGTTGTCTccg cTGCCCATTGTTTTTGGAAAAAGGGGTTAAGAAGGAAGATCTTACagaatgaaaataatgtttttaaaactgcCGTTGGAAAAGAAAATAGCAATTTTTCTACAATAGACAATACATATACACAGATTGTtgac atcAGTTTAATTTATCTGGAGGATAGTTATGATGGTCTATCTGGACATTATTCTGATGATATTTCTGTCATCGTGTTAGCATCCAATGTTGTCGTTAGTAATGGTGTTCGACCGGCTTCTATTGATTGGTCTGCGAAACATTTGCTTTCTAATGGAGATCTAGGAAAG ATGTTTGGCCTGGGAATGAACGATATGCTTGGCAATGGACaacataaatcaatattaaaattatatactttaccATATATTGACCGGAAAACGTGTCAGGAAATGTACACAGATGGATTTGAAAATTACGTGACTAAAGATAAATTTTGCACAGGTTATaaattgg ttACAGGTGAAAGAAATCTTATAGGATTTGGAGGTTCGGGcctaatatatgaatatagcaCAGGACCATTTTTAACTGGAATATTTAGTGTCAAGGATCTACACTCAAAAAACTCAATAGCTGTCTTCACGAGCATAAAATGTCACGTTGAATGGATCCGTAATATTTATGGAAATTATGTATACTAA
- the LOC132945675 gene encoding uncharacterized protein LOC132945675 — translation MADDGAYTADDPTLTVGPKIVCITELCDQQPSATTSTLQVEADQRTLDLAPLLSLCPNDELLEAPVGILQECDYPSTDNVYMVDDNKYTTKDDAVDDPTLTVRPKIVCAISELRDQQPTTTTLTSADFRVLDELTEDLLVAAVQKSLNVPPLSLCPNEEQSNSISRDDDSVTSSEMAVPWIIIPSVLDKLLEFDEVSSEIKNADTKYGKHLPPLPLCLASAPEETQLQPCESSAVEISSTKIKSVVTEQLDSHVTPVKIQLLDALAADSDFVPDEAAESTTIVPIVVAKSDGDGLEPAMTTTQVKSAVTEQLDSYMAPVRIQLLDALADVNDFVPDEATESTTIVPIVVAKSDGDGLEPAMTTTQVKSAVTEQLDSYVAPVRIQLLDALADVNDFVPDEATESTTIVPIVVAKSDGDGLEPAMTTIQVKSAVTEQLDSYVAPVRIQLLDALADVNDFVPDEATESTTIVPIVVAKSDGDGLEPAMTTIQVKSAVTEQLDSYVAPVRIQLLDALADVNDFVPDEATESTTIVPIAVAKSDGDGLEPATTAVQAKSAAAEKPRQGRRRSFLSAVGRRLLKFGRTLCCCCCCK, via the coding sequence ATGGCAGACGACGGAGCATATACGGCAGACGACCCTACGCTGACCGTGGGGCCGAAAATTGTCTGTATCACTGAGCTCTGTGACCAACAACCGTCGGCGACGACATCCACATTGCAGGTGGAGGCCGATCAGAGGACGTTAGATTTAGCACCACTACTATCCCTGTGTCCAAATGACGAACTGTTGGAAGCTCCTGTTGGAATCTTGCAGGAGTGCGATTATCCATCGACAGACAACGTATATATGGTGGACGACAATAAATACACGACGAAAGATGACGCGGTAGACGACCCTACACTGACCGTGAGGCCAAAAATTGTATGTGCTATCAGTGAGCTCCGTGATCAacaaccgacgacgacgacattgACTTCGGCGGATTTCAGGGTGTTGGACGAGCTCACCGAAGACTTACTGGTGGCAGCCGTTCAGAAGTCGTTAAATGTACCGCCCCTATCTCTGTGTCCGAATGAAGAACAGTCGAATTCTATTTCACGTGACGACGATAGTGTTACATCGTCGGAAATGGCTGTACCGTGGATTATTATACCGAGTGTCTTGGACAAGTTGCTAGAGTTTGACGAAGTCTCgtcagaaattaaaaatgcagaTACAAAATACGGAAAGCACCTTCCACCGTTACCGTTGTGTCTCGCGAGTGCACCGGAGGAAACACAACTACAGCCATGTGAGTCTTCTGCTGTTGAGATATCGTCGACAAAAATCAAAAGTGTAGTGACTGAACAGCTTGATTCTCACGTGACACCGGTTAAAATCCAGCTGTTAGATGCACTGGCGGCCGATAGCGATTTTGTTCCGGATGAGGCAGCCGAAAGCACGACCATAGTTCCAATAGTCGTGGCCAAAAGTGATGGCGACGGGTTGGAGCCAGCGATGACTACGACCCAAGTAAAGTCAGCGGTGACTGAACAGCTTGATTCTTACATGGCACCGGTTAGAATCCAGCTGTTAGATGCACTGGCTGATGTTAACGATTTTGTTCCGGACGAGGCAACCGAAAGCACGACCATAGTTCCAATAGTCGTGGCCAAAAGTGATGGCGACGGGTTGGAGCCAGCGATGACTACGACCCAAGTAAAGTCAGCGGTGACTGAACAGCTTGATTCTTACGTGGCACCGGTTAGAATCCAGCTGTTAGATGCACTGGCTGATGTTAACGATTTTGTTCCGGACGAGGCAACCGAAAGCACGACCATAGTTCCTATAGTCGTGGCCAAAAGTGATGGCGACGGGTTGGAGCCAGCGATGACTACGATCCAAGTAAAGTCAGCGGTGACTGAACAGCTTGATTCTTACGTGGCACCGGTTAGAATCCAGCTGTTAGATGCACTGGCTGATGTTAACGATTTTGTTCCGGACGAGGCAACCGAAAGCACGACCATAGTTCCTATAGTCGTGGCCAAAAGTGATGGCGACGGGTTGGAGCCAGCGATGACTACGATCCAAGTAAAGTCAGCGGTGACTGAACAGCTTGATTCTTACGTGGCACCGGTTAGAATCCAGCTGTTAGATGCACTGGCTGATGTTAACGATTTTGTTCCGGACGAGGCAACCGAAAGCACGACCATAGTTCCTATAGCCGTGGCCAAAAGTGATGGCGATGGGTTGGAGCCAGCGACGACTGCGGTCCAAGCAAAGTCAGCAGCAGCAGAAAAACCCCGGCAAGGTCGTCGTAGATCGTTCTTATCGGCAGTGGGGAGGCGGCTCCTCAAGTTCGGGAGGACGTtatgctgctgttgctgttgcaaATAG